One Microbacter margulisiae genomic window carries:
- a CDS encoding alpha-L-fucosidase, giving the protein MTTTFQINSFKIIAIILIFTCFSCRNNTIETTHVVTHPSTDWMVGKWGIMIHWIAPGPAPAEGPWISDLNTAVNNFEINKFLAQFDSCGADYLMFTIGQNSSMYCSPNHIMDSLAGSGHCSNRDLALELAVGVHNLGKKFIAYLPAEVNAPTDLHIPFAWNPGGNQEEFENRYTSFIKDYSEKFGNNLDGWWFDGVYEWSQFPIASHHWPLWINAARAGNPNAVVSFNNGSFYSGYTTPVTTYQDYLSGECWNLENGEICVGTNEWLYLPTSRFIPGTQCQFHVQVPIDCNKSWSNQTPGPMPPPSYTDDELFSAVLNVLKVGGTFTINVGIYQEGYISNQTLEQLKRLNIFLKSNLPISN; this is encoded by the coding sequence ATGACAACTACTTTTCAAATAAATTCCTTCAAAATCATTGCGATCATTTTAATTTTTACATGTTTTTCATGTAGAAATAATACAATAGAAACGACTCACGTCGTAACGCATCCCAGTACCGATTGGATGGTCGGTAAATGGGGAATTATGATTCATTGGATTGCTCCTGGTCCTGCTCCGGCAGAAGGCCCTTGGATTAGTGATTTAAATACAGCAGTTAATAACTTTGAAATAAACAAATTCTTAGCTCAATTTGATTCTTGTGGTGCAGACTACTTAATGTTTACAATTGGACAGAATTCATCCATGTATTGTAGTCCAAATCATATTATGGACAGTCTTGCAGGCTCAGGTCATTGTTCTAATCGTGATTTAGCATTAGAGTTGGCTGTTGGTGTTCATAATTTAGGGAAAAAATTTATTGCCTATCTACCAGCAGAAGTTAATGCTCCAACTGATTTGCATATACCTTTTGCCTGGAATCCTGGAGGCAATCAGGAAGAATTTGAAAATCGTTATACATCTTTTATCAAAGATTATTCAGAGAAATTCGGGAATAATCTTGATGGATGGTGGTTTGATGGAGTATACGAATGGAGTCAGTTCCCAATTGCATCCCATCACTGGCCTTTATGGATCAATGCGGCTCGTGCAGGAAATCCAAATGCCGTAGTTTCTTTTAATAATGGCTCATTCTATAGTGGTTATACAACTCCTGTAACCACATATCAGGATTACCTTTCAGGCGAATGTTGGAATTTAGAAAATGGCGAAATTTGTGTTGGTACGAATGAATGGCTCTATCTCCCAACCAGTCGTTTTATCCCTGGCACACAGTGTCAGTTTCATGTTCAGGTGCCTATAGACTGTAACAAATCGTGGTCAAATCAAACACCAGGTCCAATGCCTCCCCCTTCATATACTGACGATGAGTTATTTTCTGCCGTGCTGAATGTGCTGAAAGTTGGGGGTACATTCACAATCAATGTTGGGATTTATCAGGAAGGTTACATTAGTAATCAGACCTTAGAACAACTGAAACGTCTAAACATTTTTCTAAAATCGAATTTGCCAATTTCAAATTAA
- a CDS encoding right-handed parallel beta-helix repeat-containing protein codes for MMKCYKDIRLYLVGAFFLLSLHFNAQTYLYVSPDGTGTSFTKQQPGSLIDAKQKVKELVINMDNDVIVVLRGGVYKLSTPLQFNQDDSGKNGYTVKWEAYSGETPILSGGEQIMNWTMHENGIWESSVAGPNFRQLYVNGVRAVRSRTPDRGDDTDMGPYFRIKSWDIKNQKIYISKDDAANIPADGITEMVINTHWDQQRVQIARITTMGDSAQISINPNEWSLFTTVWPQREPDQPYYFENSYSFLNKPEEWFYDRNGKILYYMPLQGVNPNQLNIEAPRLDSLLELSGTHDVCFKGITFEYSGYTAPDSIGVIDVQDVPYMPGIITLTDTKNITFEDNVICHTGGQGIIIQGFTSGNRILGNLIYDIAANGIVIRGQGSYGDYIGQNTIFQTGRDYTGSIGILAQLPANLVIENNTIFHSPYGGISLGWSWNNSVTSCINDTVRNNRIYKTMELHDDSGGIYTLGRQDGTAIYGNYINNIFHSPWSERFPTAAIYLDQGSMNLNVYNNVIDSVEQTFNYNSTDPNNVHDNNYSIQIKQSSGPSIAFQKDIPTAVISSTANEGIAPLTVILNGSNSYDTHKDSLTYEWLLPTGDRDTSAQLQYQFNNPGIYRIQLKVTNKIGLFDIAVQTFIIHAQNTGINLALNKPSTESSEYSSYYTSSKGNDGQIGTIWSSSISGKGWWQVDLKKTYNISEIQLVARQNDTITFNRIYFQVWGSNSPNMANAVALGIQSSTPYPKNGIWYAFPTNQGAYRYLRIMKPVVGSWNFAEFRAFGTEAQPTDSLTNTDIKVFPNPANSILIVTSSNIGTDYQLMVYSILGETLTVPYNISNGKCQIQTTSLENGIYLGSLHKSNHNLTFRFIINHL; via the coding sequence ATGATGAAATGTTATAAAGATATAAGATTATATTTAGTTGGAGCGTTTTTTCTACTTTCATTGCATTTCAATGCTCAAACCTATTTGTATGTATCGCCAGATGGTACAGGGACTTCGTTTACAAAACAACAACCTGGTTCTCTTATTGATGCTAAACAAAAAGTAAAAGAATTGGTTATAAATATGGATAACGATGTTATTGTTGTACTTCGAGGAGGAGTCTATAAATTATCGACACCACTTCAATTTAATCAGGATGATTCGGGGAAAAATGGATATACAGTAAAATGGGAGGCGTATTCAGGAGAAACACCCATATTAAGTGGTGGAGAACAAATTATGAATTGGACAATGCATGAGAATGGAATTTGGGAATCATCAGTTGCGGGTCCAAATTTCAGACAACTTTATGTTAATGGAGTAAGAGCAGTTCGCTCCAGAACACCTGATCGTGGAGATGATACTGATATGGGACCTTATTTTCGAATAAAATCGTGGGACATTAAAAATCAAAAAATTTATATCAGTAAAGATGATGCTGCAAACATTCCGGCTGACGGAATTACAGAAATGGTGATTAATACCCATTGGGATCAACAACGTGTGCAAATTGCTAGGATTACGACAATGGGTGATAGTGCACAAATTTCGATAAACCCAAATGAATGGTCTTTGTTTACAACTGTATGGCCTCAACGTGAACCAGATCAACCCTATTATTTTGAAAATTCATATTCATTCCTTAATAAACCAGAAGAGTGGTTTTATGATAGAAATGGAAAAATACTTTATTATATGCCTTTACAAGGTGTCAATCCCAATCAATTAAATATTGAAGCTCCACGCCTTGATTCACTTTTAGAATTATCAGGGACACATGATGTGTGTTTTAAGGGTATTACATTTGAATACTCAGGGTATACTGCACCTGATTCTATTGGAGTTATAGATGTTCAGGATGTGCCTTATATGCCTGGTATTATAACACTTACTGATACAAAAAATATTACATTTGAAGATAATGTTATTTGTCATACCGGTGGACAAGGCATCATTATTCAGGGATTTACTTCAGGAAACAGAATACTAGGAAATTTGATTTATGATATTGCTGCAAATGGAATTGTTATTCGTGGACAAGGGAGCTATGGCGATTATATAGGTCAAAACACCATTTTTCAAACTGGGAGAGATTACACTGGTTCAATTGGAATTCTGGCTCAATTGCCTGCTAATTTAGTAATTGAAAACAATACCATATTTCATTCTCCGTATGGTGGCATTAGTTTAGGATGGTCATGGAATAATAGTGTAACATCTTGCATCAATGATACAGTCAGGAATAATCGGATTTACAAAACTATGGAGCTTCATGACGATAGTGGCGGAATTTATACTTTAGGGCGGCAGGATGGAACTGCAATCTATGGGAATTATATTAATAATATATTTCATTCTCCTTGGTCTGAACGTTTTCCAACAGCAGCTATTTATTTAGATCAGGGAAGTATGAATTTAAATGTTTATAATAATGTTATAGATAGCGTTGAACAGACGTTTAATTATAACTCAACAGATCCAAATAATGTTCATGACAATAACTATTCTATTCAAATAAAGCAATCCTCTGGTCCTAGTATTGCTTTTCAAAAAGATATTCCCACGGCTGTAATTTCTTCAACTGCAAATGAAGGAATAGCTCCATTAACGGTTATTTTAAATGGTTCAAATTCATATGACACGCATAAAGATTCATTAACTTATGAATGGCTTCTTCCAACTGGAGACCGTGATACGAGTGCTCAACTTCAATATCAATTTAACAACCCCGGAATTTATAGAATTCAATTGAAAGTTACCAATAAGATTGGTTTATTTGATATCGCTGTGCAGACGTTTATTATTCATGCCCAAAACACAGGAATTAATCTTGCATTAAACAAACCTTCTACAGAATCATCAGAATACAGTAGTTATTACACCTCATCAAAAGGGAATGATGGTCAAATTGGAACGATATGGTCAAGTTCTATTTCAGGTAAGGGCTGGTGGCAAGTTGATTTAAAGAAAACTTATAATATTTCTGAAATTCAATTAGTCGCTCGGCAAAATGATACTATTACATTTAACCGAATTTATTTTCAAGTATGGGGTTCGAATTCTCCAAATATGGCTAACGCTGTAGCGTTAGGAATCCAGAGTTCAACCCCTTATCCAAAAAATGGTATATGGTATGCCTTTCCAACCAATCAAGGTGCTTATCGATATTTACGAATAATGAAACCAGTTGTTGGAAGTTGGAATTTCGCAGAATTCAGGGCTTTTGGAACGGAAGCGCAACCAACGGATAGTTTGACTAATACTGATATAAAAGTTTTCCCAAATCCGGCTAACTCGATTTTAATAGTTACAAGCTCGAACATCGGTACAGATTATCAACTCATGGTCTATTCAATATTAGGAGAAACATTAACGGTACCTTATAATATATCGAATGGCAAATGTCAAATACAAACGACAAGCCTTGAAAATGGGATTTATTTAGGTTCATTACATAAAAGCAACCATAATCTAACATTTAGATTTATTATTAATCATTTATAA
- a CDS encoding right-handed parallel beta-helix repeat-containing protein translates to MAKLLINRKLIIVSIYLAIIGELGARNINSVNNSIKRHYNQTELVKKHSNEYVIYVSTNGNDSNVGTEKNPLASLEGAKIKVRHIKTNHPSANIIVYLHKGYYQLDKTFTLGLKDGTNGNSTITYASYPGEEAIIGSGIKLSHWKLVKNLPYLPVIARGHVYETDIPDDIQNIFTMYDNGIMVPRARSKGFEIPLPHLESYEPSDKALFNKLVCPPGLLRNWDNPSDIEAIVVPNFPWTLNILQLASVDMNTHTATTILPSTYPLRSVVDYRRINPNAWLENAIDFLGKPGEWVVNTKLKKIWYWPKSGIPDNDIRIPKLSTLIKVAGITNKLKKTDIPVKGIVFKNLCFMNADRVLWNINDKGIQHDWAMEDKGDALIRFRGAEKCKVLNCEFINSGGDGIRLDYYCEHIKIENNEFNNLGQSAIVCIGYGPGKKDVNKYNFIFNNDIHDCGQIYWDSPMIILWQSGNNIVSNNFIHDAPRQAILISGVRYSYFFAKTGLDPRQYWKTIRWNEVKYTGRKYEYYIPFLHAKNNVIENNEIRNVLTMMGDGAAINISGAGLRNIVRHNLIYDIKNTFADAALRTDDYQKGSVFEDNIVFRSKIPGAVVKGENIFKNNYFINLVTAYTVPWGGVFGNVEAYAHQSFGYGKSNWSHNVFYSDIPTYDRKFYASKTVGDEYKYVFWDYNVYYMKGIDLKNQEYNKLLRAAGKDTHSIYENPGFKDPSNWNFSISDNSPIFKEGINPILLQGIGLTSSFPVRFHPDKGFRGEIK, encoded by the coding sequence ATGGCGAAGCTTTTAATAAATAGGAAATTAATAATAGTTAGCATTTATCTTGCTATTATAGGAGAATTGGGAGCAAGAAATATAAACTCTGTCAATAATTCAATTAAACGGCATTATAATCAAACGGAATTGGTAAAGAAACATTCTAATGAATATGTAATTTATGTTTCTACCAATGGGAATGATTCAAATGTAGGGACAGAGAAGAACCCTTTAGCTTCATTAGAAGGGGCAAAGATTAAAGTTCGTCATATTAAAACAAATCATCCAAGTGCTAACATCATTGTTTATTTACATAAAGGATATTATCAATTAGACAAAACATTTACACTGGGCTTGAAAGATGGGACTAATGGGAATTCAACTATAACTTATGCCAGTTATCCAGGAGAAGAAGCTATTATCGGGTCGGGTATTAAATTATCTCATTGGAAATTAGTTAAAAATTTACCTTATTTACCTGTAATAGCTAGAGGGCATGTTTATGAAACGGATATTCCAGATGATATTCAAAATATTTTTACAATGTATGATAACGGTATTATGGTACCAAGAGCTAGATCAAAAGGATTTGAAATCCCCTTGCCACACTTAGAAAGTTATGAACCAAGCGATAAAGCCTTGTTTAATAAATTAGTATGTCCTCCAGGATTATTGAGAAACTGGGATAACCCTAGTGATATAGAAGCAATTGTTGTGCCAAATTTCCCCTGGACATTAAATATTTTGCAATTAGCTTCTGTTGATATGAATACGCATACTGCTACGACAATTTTACCTTCGACGTATCCTTTAAGGAGTGTTGTTGATTATAGGAGAATCAACCCAAATGCTTGGTTGGAGAATGCAATTGATTTTTTAGGTAAACCTGGTGAATGGGTTGTTAATACCAAGCTAAAAAAAATATGGTATTGGCCAAAATCTGGAATTCCGGATAATGATATTCGGATTCCAAAATTAAGTACATTAATCAAAGTAGCAGGGATTACTAATAAACTAAAAAAAACGGATATTCCAGTAAAAGGAATTGTGTTCAAAAATCTCTGCTTTATGAATGCTGATCGTGTTTTATGGAACATAAATGACAAGGGAATACAGCACGATTGGGCAATGGAAGATAAGGGAGATGCATTGATTCGATTTCGTGGAGCAGAAAAATGTAAAGTATTAAATTGCGAATTTATAAATAGTGGGGGAGATGGAATACGATTAGATTATTATTGTGAACATATAAAGATTGAAAATAATGAGTTTAATAATCTAGGTCAATCTGCTATCGTTTGTATAGGTTATGGCCCTGGAAAGAAAGATGTCAACAAATATAATTTCATTTTTAATAATGATATTCATGATTGTGGCCAAATATATTGGGACAGTCCTATGATTATATTGTGGCAAAGTGGGAATAATATCGTTTCTAATAATTTTATTCACGATGCACCACGTCAGGCTATTTTGATTTCGGGTGTACGTTATAGCTATTTTTTTGCTAAAACGGGATTAGATCCTCGTCAATACTGGAAAACTATAAGATGGAATGAAGTAAAATATACTGGGCGAAAATATGAGTATTATATTCCATTCCTACATGCGAAAAACAACGTTATAGAAAATAATGAAATCCGAAATGTATTGACTATGATGGGTGATGGTGCTGCAATTAATATTTCCGGGGCAGGGCTAAGAAATATTGTAAGGCATAATTTGATTTATGATATTAAAAACACTTTTGCAGATGCAGCTTTACGTACTGATGATTATCAAAAAGGTTCAGTATTTGAAGATAATATTGTTTTTCGGTCAAAAATTCCTGGGGCAGTGGTTAAGGGTGAAAATATATTTAAAAATAATTATTTTATCAATCTTGTTACTGCATATACTGTACCGTGGGGCGGAGTTTTTGGGAATGTAGAAGCATATGCCCACCAATCATTTGGTTATGGCAAATCTAATTGGAGTCATAATGTTTTTTATTCTGATATTCCAACATACGATAGAAAGTTTTATGCTTCTAAAACAGTTGGCGATGAATATAAGTATGTATTTTGGGATTACAATGTGTATTATATGAAGGGAATAGATTTAAAAAATCAGGAATATAACAAGTTATTACGCGCTGCTGGAAAAGACACGCATTCGATTTATGAGAATCCTGGTTTTAAAGACCCTAGTAATTGGAACTTTTCAATTTCAGATAATAGTCCGATTTTCAAAGAGGGCATAAATCCAATATTGTTGCAAGGGATAGGACTAACTTCTAGCTTTCCAGTGCGGTTTCATCCAGACAAGGGTTTTCGTGGAGAAATAAAATAA
- a CDS encoding glycoside hydrolase family 31 protein → MKIKLLLILSLYINIAICNADSRYIMKENQLIIPQKTGTLILTVFSSKIIRVTFSRKDSILTKMELAVVKVPEKTSWNVITGKSDIILNTIDIKAIIDTAGTIQFFNKEGKLLLSELPGGRKLTPTTVLGEKSFSPEQGFICGDEALYGMGQFQDGLMNWKNVPLRLKQYNQEIMVPFLVSTKGYGLLWDNYSVTKFNPAEKEMFFTNIIDSTKNERRTTFIPSKTGIYCFAVESINPKENRFSGPVLLTINGDTVIHYNTPWVPDFFSGKKELIAGKTYNVVFENANTKILGKVLYNEPDYNKTIFRSQLGNMIDYYFVYGPDIASVISNYRDLTGQAPLFGKWAYGFWQCRERYHSQTELLENAMEYRKLKIPVDNIVQDWNYWPEKTWGPEWNRKLYPDPQTMCQKLKGLNFHLMVSVWPCLRNHKLEEKYNLGAQYKYDTVNGNLDFYNKEVRKNFYKMVKDSMFSVGVNSIWLDGTEPEVYPLNATTAIGPYDNYALTYSLPVTRSIYEGFRKDFPNQRVFSLTRSAFVGQQRYAAACWSGDIKGTWEQFAEQISAGMNYAMAGLPYWTTDIGGFFRDSTSLNPKYDNQYTNIEYKELLTRWFEFGTFCPIFRIHGYKSNTEVWRYGTTFENIARKFIDLRYQLMPYIYSLAWQVTSQGAIIMKPLVHDYPQDKNTWNIKHQFLFGSSILVSPIIKYKARGRNLYLPAGSWINFWTGEKVCGGRNVNVLAPLNQIPLFIKSGSIIPVGPKVQYAMQPYSSPLKILVYPGADASFILYEDEGDTYNYEKGDYSTIKINWDDKTKTLTFGARDGKFNGMLLNRSFDIYLMGQNNKKLGQGQGILIPYDGKKKIIHLKK, encoded by the coding sequence ATGAAAATAAAACTCCTTCTTATTCTTTCTTTATACATTAACATTGCTATTTGTAATGCAGACAGCCGATACATAATGAAAGAAAACCAGCTTATTATACCTCAAAAAACAGGCACTCTCATCTTAACTGTTTTTTCATCCAAAATCATTCGTGTCACTTTTTCAAGAAAAGATTCTATTCTTACAAAAATGGAACTGGCAGTAGTAAAAGTGCCAGAGAAAACATCATGGAATGTCATTACGGGAAAAAGTGATATTATCCTTAATACAATTGACATTAAAGCAATTATTGATACTGCAGGAACAATTCAATTTTTTAACAAGGAAGGAAAATTGCTTTTATCAGAATTGCCAGGAGGAAGAAAACTCACGCCAACTACAGTTTTAGGGGAGAAATCATTTTCTCCAGAACAAGGATTTATTTGTGGTGATGAGGCTCTTTATGGCATGGGTCAATTTCAGGATGGGTTAATGAATTGGAAAAATGTGCCATTGAGACTAAAGCAATATAATCAGGAAATCATGGTACCCTTCCTTGTTTCCACCAAAGGGTATGGATTACTCTGGGATAATTACTCAGTGACGAAATTTAATCCGGCTGAGAAAGAGATGTTTTTTACTAATATAATAGATTCTACGAAAAACGAAAGGCGAACAACATTTATACCGTCAAAAACAGGTATTTATTGTTTTGCCGTTGAGAGTATCAATCCAAAAGAGAATCGTTTTTCAGGACCGGTATTGTTAACAATTAACGGCGATACCGTGATTCATTACAACACCCCTTGGGTACCAGATTTCTTTAGTGGCAAAAAAGAACTGATAGCCGGTAAAACATATAATGTTGTTTTCGAAAATGCAAATACTAAAATCCTTGGGAAAGTTTTATACAACGAGCCCGATTATAATAAAACGATTTTTCGGAGTCAATTGGGCAACATGATCGATTATTATTTTGTTTATGGGCCTGATATAGCAAGTGTTATTTCTAATTATCGAGATTTAACAGGGCAGGCTCCTTTATTTGGAAAATGGGCTTATGGGTTTTGGCAATGTCGTGAGCGTTACCATTCACAGACAGAATTACTCGAAAATGCGATGGAATATCGTAAGTTGAAAATTCCAGTGGATAATATAGTACAAGATTGGAATTATTGGCCTGAAAAAACTTGGGGGCCGGAATGGAATAGAAAGTTATATCCCGATCCTCAAACTATGTGCCAGAAATTAAAGGGTCTAAACTTTCATTTGATGGTATCAGTTTGGCCATGTTTAAGAAATCATAAGCTAGAAGAAAAATATAATCTTGGTGCTCAATATAAATATGATACTGTAAACGGGAATCTCGATTTCTACAATAAAGAAGTCCGTAAAAATTTTTATAAGATGGTAAAAGATTCTATGTTTTCAGTAGGTGTAAATAGTATTTGGTTAGATGGTACAGAACCTGAGGTATATCCTCTAAATGCTACAACTGCAATTGGTCCTTATGATAATTATGCTCTTACATATTCGCTTCCTGTCACTCGTTCTATTTATGAAGGATTCCGAAAAGATTTTCCTAATCAACGGGTTTTTAGTCTTACGCGATCAGCGTTTGTCGGTCAACAACGTTATGCTGCTGCTTGTTGGTCAGGGGATATTAAAGGTACCTGGGAACAATTTGCTGAACAAATATCTGCTGGTATGAATTACGCGATGGCAGGATTGCCTTACTGGACTACAGATATTGGTGGCTTTTTCCGAGATAGTACATCATTAAATCCGAAATATGATAACCAATATACAAATATAGAATACAAAGAGCTTTTAACAAGATGGTTTGAATTTGGTACTTTCTGCCCCATTTTCAGAATTCACGGATATAAGTCAAACACTGAGGTATGGCGTTATGGAACAACTTTTGAAAATATTGCGCGAAAATTTATTGACCTTCGATATCAATTAATGCCTTATATCTATTCATTAGCGTGGCAGGTTACTTCTCAAGGTGCAATAATCATGAAACCATTGGTGCATGATTATCCCCAAGATAAAAACACATGGAATATTAAGCACCAGTTCTTGTTTGGGTCATCTATTCTTGTAAGCCCTATCATAAAATATAAAGCGAGAGGTCGCAATTTATATCTACCGGCAGGCAGTTGGATCAATTTCTGGACGGGAGAAAAGGTTTGCGGTGGAAGAAACGTAAATGTTTTGGCTCCATTAAATCAAATTCCGCTCTTTATAAAATCAGGATCAATAATTCCTGTTGGTCCAAAAGTGCAATATGCAATGCAACCATATTCATCTCCTTTGAAAATATTAGTTTATCCAGGGGCGGATGCATCGTTTATTCTATACGAGGATGAAGGAGATACATATAATTATGAAAAAGGAGATTATTCAACAATTAAAATAAATTGGGATGATAAAACGAAAACATTGACTTTCGGTGCAAGGGATGGTAAGTTCAACGGGATGCTATTGAATCGCTCTTTTGATATTTATTTAATGGGGCAAAATAATAAGAAATTAGGACAAGGACAAGGAATATTGATACCATATGATGGGAAGAAGAAAATTATTCATTTAAAAAAATAG